In Anopheles merus strain MAF unplaced genomic scaffold, AmerM5.1 LNR4000653, whole genome shotgun sequence, one genomic interval encodes:
- the LOC121602844 gene encoding uncharacterized protein K02A2.6-like, with product MQEMRPVPMLLCDKIETAKLATEWKIWKEALECYFAAYNVTDQTEKKAKLLHLGGPALPRVFKNLKDHDHVSLVMLEPRWYDQAVEKLDEFFGPQYQATTERRNLRMMKQKPGERFAEYLIRLKQQASQCGFDKYSKEVASTLRDIYLTDAVVQGCSSNEVRRKILQKNLKFSEIEDMGVAQESIDNQTAEMAAGPSSEKVFKIEHGGRKGNPRAEYKGSRQVENRRNEKACFNCGRVGHFAASFNCPARGKECRNCKKLGHFEQMCRKFMEKGPTKRQIRAIDESSEAKQPKTEEETHSSKVYYAFYSGNESNVISCMLGGVSLEMMVDSGADANLIPSEMWEELKNRNIAVVSSTKRSSKILRAYGSKKPLTILGTFVAEVAVGGQRIQAEFFVVEKGQRCLLGDKTAKQLGILKVGLDINRVQVDPFPKMKGITAKIKMNPQIIPVYQPMRRIPIPLEESVDRKLDGLLKRDIIEIKTGPTTWVSPLVVVGKSNGEPRLCLEDSRDVTTFITRRGLYRFKRLPFGLVTAPELFQKAMDETLSGCEGTIWYLDDVLIEGQNLQEHDKRLNKVLSRLKNRGIELNWEKCQLRVSDIEFLGHSLNQEGIMPSRNKIGTILSFREPRCETEVRSFLGLANYMNKFVPMLATLDEPLR from the exons ATGCAAGAAATGCGACCAGTACCAATGTTGctgtgcgataaaatcgaaacTGCTAAACTCGCAACAGAATGGAAAATTTGGAAGGAAGCGTTGGAATGCTACTTTGCAGCGTACAACGTAACGGACCAAacggagaaaaaagcaaaactactACATCTCGGAGGACCGGCACTACCGAgagtgtttaaaaatttaaaagatcATGATCATGTGTCTTTGGTTATGTTGGAACCGCGCTGGTATGACCAGGCAGTTGAAAAACTGGATGAGTTTTTCGGACCGCAGTATCAAGCTACAACGGAGAGACGCAACCTGCgaatgatgaaacaaaaaccaggtGAACGTTTTGCGGAATATTTGATTCGTTTAAAACAACAGGCATCTCAGTGTGGATTTGACAAGTACAGTAAAGAAGTAGCTTCAACACTGCGGGACATATACTTAACAGATGCAGTAGTTCAAGGATGTTCTTCCAATGAAGTCCGACGGaaaattttgcagaaaaatttgaagttttcggaaATCGAAGACATGGGAGTTGCGCAAGAGAGCATAGATAATCAAACAGCTGAAATGGCAGCTGGACCATCAtctgaaaaagtgtttaaaatcgAGCACGgcggaagaaaaggaaatccCAGAGCGGAATATAAGGGATCCAGACAAGTTGAAAACAGGCGTAATGAAAAGGCTTGTTTCAATTGCGGACGTGTAGGACACTTTGCGGCATCTTTCAATTGCCCTGCTCGCGGGAAGGAATGTAGAAATTGTAAGAAACTTGGTcattttgaacaaatgtgCCGAAAGTTTATGGAGAAGGGTCCGACTAAACGTCAAATAAGAGCAATTGACGAATCATCAGAggcaaaacaaccgaaaactGAGGAGGAAACACATAGTTCGAAAGTGTATTATGCATTCTATTCAGGGAATGAGTCAAACGTAATATCTTGTATGCTTGGAGGAGTTTCTCTTGAAATGATGGTCGATTCAGGCGCTGATGCCAATTTAATTCCTAGTGAAATGTGGGAGGAATTAAAAAATCGGAACATAGCGGTAGTTTCATCAACGAAACGAAGTTCGAAGATCTTGAGGGCATACGGAAGCAAAAAACCACTCACAATATTAGGCACTTTTGTTGCGGAGGTTGCTGTAGGGGGCCAACGCATTCAAGCGGAGTTTTTTGTGGTAGAAAAAGGACAACGTTGCTTACTGGGTGACAAGACGGCTAAGCAACTAGGTATTTTGAAAGTCGGGCTAGACATAAACAGAGTGCAAGTAGATCCGTTTCCAAAAATGAAGGGCATAACAGCAAAAATCAAGATGAATCCACAGATCATCCCGGTCTATCAGCCAATGCGACGAATTCCGATACCTTTGGAGGAGTCAGTAGATCGGAAGTTAGATGGATTGTTAAAAAGGGATATAATCGAGATAAAGACAGGCCCGACGACATGGGTTTCGCCATTGGTCGTAGTGGGAAAGTCAAACGGAGAGCCTCGTTTGTGTCTTGAGGATTCGCGAGACGTGACAACTTTCATAACCCGACGAGGGTTGTACCGTTTCAAGcggctgccgttcggtttggTGACTGCTCCAGAGTTATTTCAAAAGGCGATGGATGAGACTCTATCTGGTTGCGAAGGAACAATTTGGTATCTCGATGACGTGCTAATTGAAGGTCAAAATTTGCAGGAGCATGATAAAAGGTTGAATAAG GTTCTTAGTCGATTAAAAAACCGTGGAATAGAATTGAACTGGGAGAAATGCCAATTGCGAGTATCGGATATAGAATTTTTAGGACACAGTCTTAATCAAGAGGGAATTATGCcatcaagaaacaaaattggaactaTTCTATCGTTCCGTGAACCGCGATGTGAAACAGAAGTTCGTAGTTTTCTTGGGTTGGCAAATTACATGAATAAGTTCGTACCGATGCTAGCCACCCTCGATGAACCCTTACGGTGA
- the LOC121602843 gene encoding uncharacterized protein K02A2.6-like, producing the protein MQEMRPVPMLLCDKIETAKLATEWKIWKEALECYFAAYNVTDQTEKKAKLLHLGGPALPRVFKNLKDHDHVSLVMLEPRWYDQAVEKLDEFFGPQYQATTERRNLRMMKQKPGERFAEYLIRLKQQASQCGFDKYSKEVASTLRDIYLTDAVVQGCSSNEVRRKILQKNLKFSEIEDMGVAQESIDNQTAEMAAGPSSEKVFKIEHGGRKGNPRAEYKGSRQVENRRNEKACFNCGRVGHFAASFNCPARGKECRNCKKLGHFEQMCRKFMEKGPTKRQIRAIDESSEAKQPKTEEETHSSKVYYAFYSGNESNVISCMLGGVSLEMMVDSGADANLIPSEMWEELKNRNIAVVSSTKRSSKILRAYGSKKPLTILGTFVAEVAVGGQRIQAEFFVVEKGQRCLLGDKTAKQLGILKVGLDINRVQVDPFPKMKGITAKIKMNPQIIPVYQSMRRIPIPLEESVDRKLDGLLKRDIIEIKTGPTTRVSPLVVVGKSNGEPRLCLEDSRDVTTFITRRGLYRFKRLPFGLVTAPELFQKAMDETLSGCEGTIWYLDDVLIEGQNLQEHDKRLNKVLSRLKNRGIELNWEKCQLRVSDIEFLGHSLNQEGIMPSRNKIGTILSFREPRCETEVRSFLGLANYMNKFVPMLATLDEPLR; encoded by the exons ATGCAAGAAATGCGACCAGTACCAATGTTGctgtgcgataaaatcgaaacTGCTAAACTCGCAACAGAATGGAAAATTTGGAAGGAAGCGTTGGAATGCTACTTTGCAGCGTACAACGTAACGGACCAAacggagaaaaaagcaaaactactACATCTCGGAGGACCGGCACTACCGAgagtgtttaaaaatttaaaagatcATGATCATGTGTCTTTGGTTATGTTGGAACCGCGCTGGTATGACCAGGCAGTTGAAAAACTGGATGAGTTTTTCGGACCGCAGTATCAAGCTACAACGGAGAGACGCAACCTGCgaatgatgaaacaaaaaccaggtGAACGTTTTGCGGAATATTTGATTCGTTTAAAACAACAGGCATCTCAGTGTGGATTTGACAAGTACAGTAAAGAAGTAGCTTCAACACTGCGGGACATATACTTAACAGATGCAGTAGTTCAAGGATGTTCTTCCAATGAAGTCCGACGGaaaattttgcagaaaaatttgaagttttcggaaATCGAAGACATGGGAGTTGCGCAAGAGAGCATAGATAATCAAACAGCTGAAATGGCAGCTGGACCATCAtctgaaaaagtgtttaaaatcgAGCACGgcggaagaaaaggaaatccCAGAGCGGAATATAAGGGATCCAGACAAGTTGAAAACAGGCGTAATGAAAAGGCTTGTTTCAATTGCGGACGTGTAGGACACTTTGCGGCATCTTTCAATTGCCCTGCTCGCGGGAAGGAATGTAGAAATTGTAAGAAACTTGGTcattttgaacaaatgtgCCGAAAGTTTATGGAGAAGGGTCCGACTAAACGTCAAATAAGAGCAATTGACGAATCATCAGAggcaaaacaaccgaaaactGAGGAGGAAACACATAGTTCGAAAGTGTATTATGCATTCTATTCAGGGAATGAGTCAAACGTAATATCTTGTATGCTTGGAGGAGTTTCTCTTGAAATGATGGTCGATTCAGGCGCTGATGCCAATTTAATTCCTAGTGAAATGTGGGAGGAATTAAAAAATCGGAACATAGCGGTAGTTTCATCAACGAAACGAAGTTCGAAGATCTTGAGGGCATACGGAAGCAAAAAACCACTCACAATATTAGGCACTTTTGTTGCGGAGGTTGCTGTAGGGGGCCAACGCATTCAAGCGGAGTTTTTTGTGGTAGAAAAAGGACAACGTTGCTTACTGGGTGACAAGACGGCTAAGCAACTAGGTATTTTGAAAGTCGGGCTAGACATAAACAGAGTGCAAGTAGATCCGTTTCCAAAAATGAAGGGCATAACAGCAAAAATCAAGATGAATCCACAGATCATCCCGGTCTATCAGTCAATGCGACGAATTCCGATACCTTTGGAGGAGTCAGTAGATCGGAAGTTAGATGGATTGTTAAAAAGGGATATAATCGAGATAAAGACAGGCCCGACGACAAGGGTTTCGCCATTGGTCGTAGTGGGAAAGTCAAACGGAGAGCCTCGTTTGTGTCTTGAGGATTCGCGAGACGTGACAACTTTCATAACCCGACGAGGGTTGTACCGTTTCAAGcggctgccgttcggtttggTGACTGCTCCAGAGTTATTTCAAAAGGCGATGGATGAGACTCTATCTGGTTGCGAAGGAACAATTTGGTATCTCGATGACGTGCTAATTGAAGGTCAAAATTTGCAGGAGCATGATAAAAGGTTGAATAAG GTTCTTAGTCGATTAAAAAACCGTGGAATAGAATTGAACTGGGAGAAATGCCAATTGCGAGTATCGGATATAGAATTTTTAGGACACAGTCTTAATCAAGAGGGAATTATGCcatcaagaaacaaaattggaactaTTCTATCGTTCCGTGAACCGCGATGTGAAACAGAAGTTCGTAGTTTTCTTGGGTTGGCAAATTACATGAATAAGTTCGTACCGATGCTAGCCACCCTCGATGAACCCTTACGGTGA